The Humulus lupulus chromosome 4, drHumLupu1.1, whole genome shotgun sequence genome has a window encoding:
- the LOC133829155 gene encoding protein BREAKING OF ASYMMETRY IN THE STOMATAL LINEAGE-like isoform X1, with product MREDKMLFDTKGERSSRGNHKNIDQASNKIKLSHHRRIISKEDANNNISVIASTTTTDENSNWPHFADDDYIIFCFREDGAFEVVKNNGSKTDNHDQLPSSYLDHHNSSRNFRPVNRKLNYGDNTKTVMVEKCNKDHKNLTGKLAHEVYPTNYGQKMAEEKFYLDSKSVYGGNFEEHRIVISGESSDHSAHSSNASSGSFAFPALGWEWTGSPERMPKTEGLTLRKHKARFVVFQCCRF from the exons ATGAGAGAGGACAAGATGTTATTTGATACAAAGGGAGAGAGATCATCAAGAGGCAATCATAAGAATATTGATCAAGCtagtaataaaataaaattgtctcATCACAGAAGAATTATTAGCAAGGAAGATGCTAATAATAATATCAGCGTGATTGCaagtactactactactgatgAGAACTCAAATTGGCCTCATTTTGCAGATGATGACTATATCATATTCTGCTTTAGAGAAGATGGAGCTTTTGAAGTTGTGAAGAATAATGGCAGCAAAACTGATAATCATGATCAATTACCATCTTCTTATCTAGATCATCATAATTCTTCAAGAAATTTCAGACCCGTAAATCGAAAG CTTAATTATGGAGACAATACCAAAACAGTGATGGTTGAAAAGTGTAACAAAGATCATAAAAACTTAACTGGGAAATTAGCACATGAAGTCTACCCCACGAATTATGGTCAAAAG ATGGCAGAAGAGAAATTTTATTTAGATTCAAAGTCGGTTTATGGTGGCAATTTTGAAGAGCACAGAATTGTAATATCTGGCGAATCAAGTGATCATTCTGCTCATTCATCAAATGCCAGCTCAGGCTCTTTTGCTTTCCCTGC GTTGGGTTGGGAGTGGACTGGTAGTCCAGAGAGAATGCCAAAAACAGAAGGACTAACCTTAAGAAAACACAAGGCTCGCTTTGTAGTCTTTCAGTGTTGTAGATTTTAG
- the LOC133829155 gene encoding protein BREAKING OF ASYMMETRY IN THE STOMATAL LINEAGE-like isoform X2, giving the protein MREDKMLFDTKGERSSRGNHKNIDQASNKIKLSHHRRIISKEDANNNISVIASTTTTDENSNWPHFADDDYIIFCFREDGAFEVVKNNGSKTDNHDQLPSSYLDHHNSSRNFRPVNRKMAEEKFYLDSKSVYGGNFEEHRIVISGESSDHSAHSSNASSGSFAFPALGWEWTGSPERMPKTEGLTLRKHKARFVVFQCCRF; this is encoded by the exons ATGAGAGAGGACAAGATGTTATTTGATACAAAGGGAGAGAGATCATCAAGAGGCAATCATAAGAATATTGATCAAGCtagtaataaaataaaattgtctcATCACAGAAGAATTATTAGCAAGGAAGATGCTAATAATAATATCAGCGTGATTGCaagtactactactactgatgAGAACTCAAATTGGCCTCATTTTGCAGATGATGACTATATCATATTCTGCTTTAGAGAAGATGGAGCTTTTGAAGTTGTGAAGAATAATGGCAGCAAAACTGATAATCATGATCAATTACCATCTTCTTATCTAGATCATCATAATTCTTCAAGAAATTTCAGACCCGTAAATCGAAAG ATGGCAGAAGAGAAATTTTATTTAGATTCAAAGTCGGTTTATGGTGGCAATTTTGAAGAGCACAGAATTGTAATATCTGGCGAATCAAGTGATCATTCTGCTCATTCATCAAATGCCAGCTCAGGCTCTTTTGCTTTCCCTGC GTTGGGTTGGGAGTGGACTGGTAGTCCAGAGAGAATGCCAAAAACAGAAGGACTAACCTTAAGAAAACACAAGGCTCGCTTTGTAGTCTTTCAGTGTTGTAGATTTTAG